The Coffea arabica cultivar ET-39 chromosome 4e, Coffea Arabica ET-39 HiFi, whole genome shotgun sequence genome includes a window with the following:
- the LOC113741294 gene encoding uncharacterized protein: MLQFPAFMTQYPWSTRMIPTSYLLPAQWPQPQSDELLLSMEEAEFEEKCNEIRKTNSNLLVIGKATTDNDKEDFDNDADDDDADNVEESEGDDFEQETG; this comes from the exons ATGTTGCAATTTCCGGCATTCATGACTCAGTACCCATGGTCGACTCGGATGATTCCGACGTCGTATCTGCTTCCAGCTCAGTGGCCTCAGCCCCAAAGCGACGAGCTCCTTCTCTCCATGGAAGAGGCCGAATTCGaagaaaag TGCAATGAAATCCGAAAAACAAATAGCAATCTTCTTGTCATTGGGAAGGCAACTACAGACAATGATAAAGAAGACTTCGACAATGATgcagatgatgatgatgctgaCAATGTAGAAGAGTCTGAAGGAGATGACTTTGAGCAGGAGACTGGTTGA
- the LOC113739422 gene encoding pathogenesis-related leaf protein 6-like: MGSFKISSAIFCFVLLAMFWPSRAQNSQQDYLDVHNAARAQVNVSRIAWDDRLAAYAKNYATQRMNDCQLMHSGGPYGENLAAGSGDFTARAAVNLWVNERQYYDYGSNSCTQGKECRHYTQVVWRNSARTGCARVQCTNSPSWFVICSYDPPGNYIGQRPY, translated from the coding sequence atggGATCATTTAAGATCTCCTCAGCAATATTTTGCTTCGTTCTCCTGGCAATGTTCTGGCCATCTCGAGCTCAAAATTCACAACAAGATTATCTAGATGTTCATAATGCAGCTCGTGCACAAGTCAATGTTAGCCGGATAGCTTGGGACGACAGGTTGGCCGCCTATGCAAAGAACTACGCGACGCAGAGGATGAATGACTGCCAACTCATGCACTCTGGTGGCCCTTACGGTGAGAACCTAGCCGCAGGCTCTGGAGACTTCACGGCCCGGGCTGCCGTCAATCTGTGGGTGAATGAGAGGCAATACTACGATTACGGGTCCAATTCATGTACTCAAGGGAAGGAGTGCAGGCACTACACTCAGGTGGTTTGGCGCAACTCGGCCCGCACGGGCTGCGCTAGGGTTCAATGCACGAATAGCCCTTCATGGTTCGTGATTTGCAGTTATGATCCTCCTGGCAACTATATTGGTCAACGTCCTTATTGA